The nucleotide sequence tattattattattattattattattattattattattatttaattttatttataccccacccatctggctgggtttccaactCAGGTGTCTGATACCGTAGCAGTTCAGGCAGCGGCTGAAAACCCAAGTGCTGGGTGTGACTGACAGCCAAACTGGTACTACTCTAACCGTGGTCAGAAAAATGCATGAGGCATTAAGGGTCACAGGGTGTGGGATACTGAAATAGAGCCCATCTTAGAATTCACACATCTTCGACCACTTCAAAGGAAGTAGGGTGCAAGTCCCATTTCTACCCCCAACTTAGGAGTCTTGACAGAGTGCGCCTTCTTCCCAATTCCCTATGGTAGTTGTATATTGTGACTTCCCAATGACTTTCTAGCCTAGGTGGCATTTTCCTTAAGTGAAGAAAGAatagctgtgttgttgtttttctggaagGGAAAACAGACCTGAAAAAGAACTAATGCTCAAAACATCCAAATACCCTCCAACGGAGAAGTTATGTGCAATTCGGAGCTTATCCTAATATACCAAATTCTTTAAATTAAGTATCCTGTTAAAACTGGGCAAAAAGCCTTTCAAGCTATCCCTTCTGTGAATCCTCCATCCTATAGTTGGGGGACGCTTCCATGGCTGCCCACCCTCTTGTGAGCCTGTTCTTGAACGCCCAAGACAAGGCAAACAATCAAGTTCTCAGAATTAAGCAAACTTACGTTTTAATAGATGCAGCAAaggaagaatctctctctctctgcttcccacCTTTTATCTTTTATTCCTTCTCCCCATTCACGTTCAATTAGgtcaaggccacaggttccctatgtGATGCACTAGTGTTGAGGAAGAAAATCTCTGGAAGTAATCAATTACATCCCTAACACTGACTATGAAGAGTGCTACTACCTAATTAACGAAGAAAGAAGCTGTAAAAACATACTTGGCTGgagtggtgttttttgtttttttaaaaaaatccaaacacTTCAAACTACCGTATTTATATGTCACTGCCTTGAAACCACATCAGCAAGATAATCTGTTTCTTTACCTCAGGACACTGAAAAAGGAACAGAGGTTCCCAAGATGCCTAATATGGGTGAGACACACGGTTTACAACTGCCACGCGTGAGTACAAActcaaatgtttaaaaaatgggTCAGAGTAATTTTTAGCATTCTATTTATTAAAATTATCCGCATTTGAAAGTATTTCTATATATCAGAAGTTCCAGAAAAGTAGGGCTGTGGGAACTGTACTGGGGAAACCCAAGTCCCATGCCAAGAAAACATAAACTCTGTGGTGTCTATAAATCGGCATACATTTTCACCGTTCTGCTTGTTCAACCATGGGGAGagtaggttgcaatcctaaacccacttacctaggagtaagtccaattgaattcagtaggatttattCCTGAGTAGACACGGTTCGGATTGTTCTCTTAAGGCACCAGTTATTTGTCTCCTGGTGACTACGCATTTGGCTCAGAGCTCTCCCTCCTATCTGCATAATTTTCAAGCTTCTTTTCTCAGCTACGAAAGTCAAAAACCTTTCAGATTAAAAGGTGAGGTCCACCACATGTTTATTCCCAAACCTCTGCAGAATCATAAAGTACACACAGTCCCTGTCTAAAGTTCTTTTAACATACGTATTTTTGCCGGTTCCTTTCCGAGGTTTTGGGTGAATTCATTCTAAAAATACCTTGCAGCTTTGGAACAACAAACAGTTACTCTAACCTAATCTCTATCCTGCTGTCAGGAGAAACCCAAATAGTTCCATTCAAATGGTGATGCTAACAAGAATAGTTTTAAGAGGCCAACCACTTGAATACAGCAGGTTGCTAACTTTTTCTCCTGGCAGGGCTCTGAGACCTTCAACAGAGGCAATTTCTCAGGACACACTTTTCCCATCACCGAATCTCCCTATTTAAAGTCTCAGGATGAATGAACAGAAGCCAAGCAAATCCTATTGCTCTGTTTGCTCCAGGATCTCAGTGTTCGCAAGCCAAGTTTAGTTACTGCAGgccctgcccctctcctccaGTGTACAGCCCCATGCATTCCTTCTCCTTCTATAACACTGAGATGGGGAGGTATATATTAATCTGTTGTCTACTTCAGATTTGCAGATCTGCTAATGAGCTGGGTAGCAGAGGGCAATGcgtatattttatttgtatttatttagagcattgtGCACCGCTCTTCAGCCACAGAGgctcccaaagtgacttacattaAAACGAGAGATTTTGGCAATTGATCTGGGACTGCCTGCTTGCCgcagggcattaaaaaaaaaaataaggtctAATCTGTAGCCAGCAGAGCTCAGAGCTCATAAATCGGTGGCAGAGCCCATGACTTGCGTGGAAtaaagtcctgggttcaatccctaccACCTGCGATTTCAGGTAGCAAGCTTGAGAACGACTCCTGTCTGAGAGCTTGAGGAGCTGCAGCCAGCCAGATTGGGCATTACCAATGACCagagttggggttttttaagccaCTTCTTACATCATTAACTGAGCAGGACCAGCTCATATTGTCTGGGTGCGATCAGGGGGAGGAGTGTGTGGCAAGAGCAGGAATGAAAAGCAGGTTACTGTCGGCAGTCCTGTCTTGTTTGACAGCTCGCTGGGTTTTGCACTAATGCCTAGGGATGTGGAGAAGATGGAGCCACCATTGCTCCAATTCAAGGAAGCTTACCTGCCCGTGCCATTATTATTGCTGCGCACCTCACACAtacaattcccaccccccacaaccaTTGGTCTTGTGGTgtcctgaccatagctgtcaacgtttcccattttttaagggaaattcctttatttcgaataggattccttgcaagaaaagggaaaagttccCCAGCCCCTGGcttcattttttcccctggcagctgcattcacttccagcccagcccagccacaATGTCTGACGTTGAAGATGCCATTGTCCCTTTGGAGACGTACAAAGTAGACCACTGCATCCAGCTTCTCCCTCAAGGTAGCAGAGAGGAAATCCTATTTCCCTGCCGTCCCTTTCGCATCTAGCTAAAACACAGACAGGCCAGCTGCTTTAGAGAGGTGTATTTGACTGCTGTACACAGAGCGTTCCACCTCGCCTCCGCTTCTTCCAAAGGTCGCCGTGACAGCAGGCCATTCAGCCGTGTGAAGCGGGAGAGGGTGAGGCGGATTCCTTGCGTCCTTTCTCCCCATCCACAAAATGCACACACTCCACCCCGCTTCCCAACATCTGTTCACAGGCCAAGCGGCAGATGGCAATGGAGAGCTGCGCTTGGAACCGGTTTTAGCCAGCACCAAAAGAAGGGGAACTATttaactaaaaaaaaagaaataaaagcacaGTGAAAACCCTTCTGGGTAGCCTACGAGATCGTTCCTCCCTCTGGTGCAGCGGCGTAAGAGAGTGATGGTGAGCATCAGGAGCTGGGAGAAGGAATCAAACCGGATTCTGCCAGGCTCTCCAGTTCTTCTTTCTCTTGCTTGATCTCGCAGAATTTGAACTCGCCGCCGGGCTGAGACTCCGCCGACTCGCCTCCTCTCGGGTTCTCTTTCGAATGGCACTTCTGGTGTTTCACCAGCACCCCCCTCTGCCTGAACCTCCGCCCACACTCCATGCAGCggtagggcttctcccccgtgtggatcctctggtgcGTGATCAGGTCCGAGAGCCTGGTGAAGCGCCTCTCGCACTCGTCGCACGggtagggcttctctcccgtgtggatctTTTGGTGCCTGGTGAGGTCGGAAGGGTAGGCGAACCTCCGGCCGCACACTTTGCAGGAGAAGGGCTTCTCCCCCGAGTGCGTCCGCTGGTGGGAGACGAGGTTGGAGTGCTGGATGAACCTCTTCCCGCACACGCTGCAGGCGtggggcttctcccccgtgtggatcctcCGGTGGGTggtgagggaggaagaggagacgaAGCGCTTCCCGCAGTCGGCGCAGGCGTAGGGCTTCTGGCCCATGTGGTTCCGCTCATGGATCTTCAGGGCCGACTGGTGGCTGAAGCATTTCTGGCAGTAGGAGCAGCGGTAGGGCTGCTCTCCCGAGTGGCTTCTCTGGTGACTGACAAGGTACGCTCGCTGGCTGAAGGTGTCCCCGCACTCGGAGCAGATGTGGGGCTTCTCTCCCGAGTGGATTTTCTGGTGTCTCGTAAGGTGTGAGAgctggctgaagctcttcccgcactcgacGCACAGGTAGGGCTTTTCTCCTGTGTGGACGTTCAGGTGCTTGGCCAGGTCCGAGGGGCGGGTGAAGCTCTTGCCACATTCGATGCAGAGGTGGGATTTCTCTTTCCTTTGGCCTCCCTCTGGGGCTGCGGGGGCTGCCGCCTCTTCCTCTACGTCTTCCCTCCTCGATCCCTGGTGTTCAAGTTGCTCCTCGGTTCTGCTGGCTGTGTTAGTGGTACCTGGAGGGTGAGGGGGCAAATGATAATGTTGGGCTGTGGGCCATTGCAAAGGTGGGAGGAAGATGGGGCCAAAAAAAAactagggctggatctacaccgACCTTTTCAACATTATTAGAACGAtattagatacagtggtgcctcgggttaagaacttaatttgtcctggaggtctgttcttaacctgaaactgttcttaacctgaggtaccactttagctaatggggcctcccgctgctgccatgcaatttcagttctcatcctgaagcaaagttcttaacccgaggtactatttctgggttagcggagtctgtaacctgaagcgtctgtaacatgaagcgtctgtaacccgaggtaccactgtatagggctagCCCAATGATTAGGGAAGGAGAAGTAGCAGCCTctgaggcatctgtaacctgaagcatctgtaacctgaggtaccactgtatatcgttctaaaacgtcacagggcatacttgtaaaTTAAAAACATTCCTTTCCTTGTTTTCTCTGTAAAATGCTGCTTCACTACTGCTGGTTCCTGGTTGCTCTTCAGCACCCATTTTAATAGCACATTATGAATGTTAAAAGTAGAATGTAATGTGTCCTTCTAAGTTatgaaaaccattccttaactcttccgccgagaccacataacaccggtcctgtaagacctacattggatcccaatacatttccaagcacaatttgaagtgttggtgctgacctttaaagccctaaatggcctcggcccagtatacctgaaggagtgtctccaccatcgttctgcccggacactgaggtccagctccgagggccttctggcagttccctccctgcgagaagtgaggttatagggaacaaggcagagggccttctcggtagtggcgcctgccctgtggaacgccctcccaccagatgtcaaaggaaaaaacaactaccagacttttagaagacatctgaaggcagccctgtttagggaagtttttaatatttgatgaattactgtattttaatacagtggtacctctggttacgtacttaattcgttccggaggtccgttcttaacctgaaactgttcttaacctgaagcaccactttagctaatggggcctcctgctgccgctgcggcgCCGCTGtgcggtttctgttcttatcctgaagcaaagttcttaacccgaggtaatatttctgggttagcggagtctgtaacctgaagattatgtaacctgaagcgtatgtaacccgaggcaccactgtattttgctggaagccacccagagtggctggggaaacccatccagatgggtagggtataaataataaattattattattattattattattattattattattattattattattccttaacattaaaaaccatgagtgaAGATCCACCCTAGGAGTGGGATACATTTAACCAGCCCCACTTGCCCCTGTGCCATGGTGTCAACTAATCTCCTTCCCCCATGCACCCCCTCTTCAAATTGGCTTAGGGAGGGTCCAGAGAATCTGCAGAACAGCAtattgagggagggaggaaagggggtaTCGttccgtctggagagctgaaatgaTTGTGCAGACAGAACAAATGGAAGAGAGGAAAATGGAATTCCACTCTAGGCAAAGAAGCACATTTTCAGTGGGCACCAAGAGCATGTAAGGCTCAACACCAATTGTACCAGAGGGAGTCTTACCCACTAGGCAGGTGCCGCCATTATCTTGCTTCCTGACCTCCCTGCCAAGCTGCCTCTGCCTGGCATCCAGCGGAGCTCTCTGCGCTTCAGAAAAATCCACAGCCACCTCTCGGAACGGCTCGTGCCCCTGAAACAGCATTGAAAGTCCTGCTCACAAAGAGGCTGGCAGCCCAGCAGTAGAGGGTGTTCTTTGCACATATGAAAACCTCGATTCCTAGCATACCCAGTCAATGGACCTGGGACAGCAGAGTTAAAAACAACCTGTGTGTGAGATCACGAAAAACTGGGTAGGAAACTTCCTGCCAGTCCAGATGGACAGGACTGGGTTAAATGCAGTAGGGCAGCGGtgaattttgaagtgcaggaaCTCATCACGACAGCAGCCACAACCCCAGCCACATATGACACCCCAGCAGTGGCATTTGGTTTCatgcagaaagagaaaaagagagagggggagacagagaaagaaacagtggttctcaaagggtgcggCAAGAGAGGCTGGCAAGTGTGGTggaaagattcaaggacaatctaagaaacatttaaacatttcagtgtagtaaatagtatagtatcaaaatattttttttgccgAATATGCACAGATATCTTTTCAAAAGCACCAAGCGATAccgcaagctcacacctctcgtTGAGTTTGTTTAcctacttaaggtacatatgtaacaTAGTCATTTATAATTACATTTTGGGAATGATCCACGTTCTTACatggctgcattgttttatacttcctGGATGTCCCATGGTCATCTTACACAGATCATcatcttcgtgtgcctcctcctcaagaggtccagagggtggcaacacgagaacaggccttctctgcagtggctccccgcctgtggaatgctctccccagagaagttcgcctggctccttcattatacagtgctacctcaggttaagtaccgtattttttgcaccataacactcacttttttcctcctaaaaagtagggggaaatgtctgtgcgtgttatggagggaatgcctatgggtggcatgcctacagattttcctcctctaaaaactacatgcgtgttatggtcgggtgcatgttatagagcgaaaaatacggtacttaattcattccagaggtctgttcttaacctgaaactgttcttaacctgaagcaccactttagctaatggggcctcctgctgctgttgcgccgccgctgcacaatttctgttctcatcctgaagcaaagttcttaacctgaagcactatttctgggttagcggagtctgtaacctgaagcgtatgtaacctgaagcatatgtaacctgaggtaacactgtacacctttaggcgccaggcaaaaacattcctttttaaccaggcctttggttgatctgattgacatcctatacccttttcaaatgttattggggggggggagctattgagttgttgtttttatatacagtggtacctcgggttaagaacttaattcattctggaggtctgttcttaacctgaaactgttcttaacctgaagcaccactttagctaatggggcctcccactgctactgctgctgctgccactgcactgccggagcacaatttctgttctcatcttgaagcaaagttcttaacccaaggtaatatttctgggttagcggaatctgtaatctgaagcatctgtaacctgaagtgtctgtaacccgaggtaccactgtatgtattctgtgattttatatctcgattttattctgtgaaccgccccgagacccccaggtatagggtggtatataaattcaataaataataatagttgtgttctatgttatatattgacatagaacacaactattattatttattgaatagttgtgttctatgttatatattgggacgcgggtggcactgtgggttaaaccacagagcctagggcttgccaatcagaaggtcagcggttcgaatccctgcaatggggtgagctcccattggtcagtccctgctcctgccaacctaacagttcgaaagcacatcaaagtgcaagtagataaataggtaccgctccagcgggaaggtaaacagcgtttccgtgcgctgctctggttcgccagaagcggcttagtcatgctggccacatgacccggaagctgtacgccggctccctcggccaataaagcgagatgagcgccgcaaccccagagtcggccacgactggacctaatggtcaggggtccctttaccttcacctttatgtTATATATTGAGCGCTGCTAGGAGATCCTGTTTTCCAATCTGTAAAAAATCTGGTGGTGGCACGAGCAAGTTTTTATTCTAAAAGTGtggccagagaaaaaagtttgagaaccactggcctgCACTTTTTACCCTGTTTCTGGCTTTGCTGCTTCCCTCACCTGTTCTTCCTGCTGCCTCAGAATGAAGCCTTCCGCCAGGGCCACTGCTTGGGCGCAGGTCTCTGGGCTCCGATCCCGGACCTGACTTTGGATTTCCTGAGGCAGGATggtcaggaactgctccaggatcagcagCTCCACAATCTGCTCCTTCGTACGGCTCTCCGGCTCCAGCCAGCAGTGGCAGAGCTCCCTCAGCCGGCCGCAAACCTCCCGAGGCCCCTcagcctcctggtagcagaactgccGGAAGAGCTGGCGATGGATCTCCGTGCCGGTGGAGTTCCCTTGCAGGAAGGCGGCCTTCACCTTCCCGTAGTCCATCTTGTCTCTGGAGGCCAGGCTGCTCAGCGCCTGGTGGGCTTCCGCGCTGAAGGCCGGCACCAGCCGGGTCAGAGCATCTCCCCTGGGCCACTGGCAGGTGCCAAAGACCCTCTCGAAAGCAACGAGGTCGTCCCAGGAGGTCAGCTCTGGCAACGGCGGGTTCCCCCATCTTGCGTGAGGCGACTGCATGGTCTTCAGGAAATCCTGCCACTGGGTATGCAAGTGCTGAGGTATGCTGCCCTCCTGGCGTGGCACTGCCCAGCAAGGTAGCTCCCGGATGGCTCCCGGACGGATGGCAAAGCTCTCTCTTCCTGCTCCGTCCAAGCTCTCTGCTGGCCTTGGGCCTGCCGGCTCCTGTTTCTCCATTTTCCCTACTGGCCTCGTCGTCTTGTCAAACCTTTCCTGAACCCGGAGACCCACAGCTGCCGCATCCTGCGACTATTCAGCCATTTTACCTTTTTGGAGACGGAGTTATCCCCACCCACTCAGCTGCCCACCCCTTCAACTACTCTCACACTTGGAATCCTCTCCtactcttatttattttttcctgttttctgcaCCATATACCCTTGTGAAAGTATATGATACCCTCCTGACAGTGCTTGTGAGTTTGAACTGCAGGGTCGCAGACAAGGCCC is from Podarcis muralis chromosome 2, rPodMur119.hap1.1, whole genome shotgun sequence and encodes:
- the LOC114587802 gene encoding uncharacterized protein LOC114587802; this encodes MEKQEPAGPRPAESLDGAGRESFAIRPGAIRELPCWAVPRQEGSIPQHLHTQWQDFLKTMQSPHARWGNPPLPELTSWDDLVAFERVFGTCQWPRGDALTRLVPAFSAEAHQALSSLASRDKMDYGKVKAAFLQGNSTGTEIHRQLFRQFCYQEAEGPREVCGRLRELCHCWLEPESRTKEQIVELLILEQFLTILPQEIQSQVRDRSPETCAQAVALAEGFILRQQEEQGHEPFREVAVDFSEAQRAPLDARQRQLGREVRKQDNGGTCLVGTTNTASRTEEQLEHQGSRREDVEEEAAAPAAPEGGQRKEKSHLCIECGKSFTRPSDLAKHLNVHTGEKPYLCVECGKSFSQLSHLTRHQKIHSGEKPHICSECGDTFSQRAYLVSHQRSHSGEQPYRCSYCQKCFSHQSALKIHERNHMGQKPYACADCGKRFVSSSSLTTHRRIHTGEKPHACSVCGKRFIQHSNLVSHQRTHSGEKPFSCKVCGRRFAYPSDLTRHQKIHTGEKPYPCDECERRFTRLSDLITHQRIHTGEKPYRCMECGRRFRQRGVLVKHQKCHSKENPRGGESAESQPGGEFKFCEIKQEKEELESLAESGLIPSPSS